In a single window of the Alosa sapidissima isolate fAloSap1 chromosome 18, fAloSap1.pri, whole genome shotgun sequence genome:
- the LOC121689814 gene encoding endogenous retrovirus group 3 member 1 Env polyprotein-like isoform X1, protein MLVIVVLILHLRVITSSLKDEVCGNNKVCELAFRAKTTLTGNNDTCWVCQDKSFQVRVFPYRTLQDSVCAAARLCTSPKCLSEVGLENIEKFLHGSSLNVMLTLMDSVWLNETGEWSKRKLGWINSEANAKYKDYWPVSITKGQAIPQAAKPYTVCNNSGFPLRVSGWNLETMQVPATKGFVCLSVRSSGKDKMIRKQLGHSKCQYYLKANYDQLNSADSQSEHGIWLGGNYFPLIRYSSVPSPNFNFALPMGMYWVCGKMAYSYWPPNAVGTCYIAAIAPTMWILHGKYSNQNQSTRFTHREKREMTYTSGGMSNWKGYVIADPWTGQGATVGWTFSLWGGVVAALQKINGLAYHLQSVANETAAALSMLNEEVKYMRTEPVAHRMALDMLLAEQGGLCQVVETSCCFLVPDEYNNITQYIEDIQKAVPDPPPLTAFYMFLEDFEKRFGTTASNILMGMLRIGLPFLVPVVVVLIVLLIGKFTLACIFRALNRQTTVTNYVSVTATGMYEDIFPFRETPDIEIEETC, encoded by the coding sequence ATGTTGGTGATTGTTGTGCTTATTCTTCATCTAAGGGTTATAACTTCCTCCCTTAAGGATGAAGTGTGTGGTAACAATAAAGTATGTGAGTTAGCCTTTCGTGCCAAAACAACATTAACAGGAAATAATGACACATGTTGGGTATGCCAAGACAAATCTTTTCAGGTGCGAGTATTTCCATATCGCACTTTACAGGACTCTGTATGTGCAGCCGCCAGACTATGTACTAGCCCTAAATGTCTTTCAGAAGTAGGGTTAGAAAACATAGAGAAATTCTTGCATGGCTCAtccttgaatgttatgttgaCCTTAATGGATTCAGTGTGGTTAAATGAAACAGGAGAGTGGTCAAAAAGAAAATTAGGGTGGATTAACTCTGAGGCAAATGCAAAGTATAAAGACTATTGGCCTGTGTCAATCACAAAAGGACAagcaatacctcaagcagcaaaACCTTATACCGTTTGTAATAATAGTGGATTTCCTTTGAGAGTATCTGGATGGAACTTAGAAACTATGCAGGTGCCTGCTACTAaaggttttgtgtgtttgtctgttaggTCCTCTGGCAAAGATAAAATGATAAGGAAACAATTAGGACATAGTAAATGCCAATATTATCTCAAAGCAAATTATGATCAACTTAATTCGGCTGATAGCCAAAGTGAACATGGGATTTGGCTGGGAGGGAACTATTTTCCACTCATAAGGTATAGCAGTGTTCCAAGTCCAAACTTCAATTTTGCGCTTCCCATGGGCATGTATTGGGTGTGTGGTAAAATGGCATATTCATACTGGCCTCCTAATGCTGTAGGAACCTGTTACATAGCTGCTATTGCTCCTACAATGTGGATTTTACATGGAAAATATTCTAATCAAAACCAATCTACTAGATTTACCcatagagagaaaagagagatgacTTATACATCAGGAGGTATGAGTAACTGGAAAGGATATGTTATAGCAGACCCATGGACAGGACAAGGAGCTACTGTGGGTTGGACTTTTTCTCTCTGGGGTGGTGTAGTAGCAGCTTTACAAAAAATTAATGGACTAGCTTATCACCTGCAAAGTGTAGCGAATGAAACAGCAGCAGCTCTTTCGATGCTGAATGAGGAAGTAAAATATATGCGAACTGAGCCAGTAGCCCATAGAATGGCCCTAGATATGTTGTTAGCAGAGCAAGGGGGTTTGTGTCAGGTTGTTGAGACCTCATGTTGCTTCTTAGTGCCAGATGAGTACAACAATATCACCCAATATATTGAAGACATCCAAAAAGCTGTGCCAGATCCACCTCCCCTTACTGCTTTTTATATGTTTCTGGAGGACTTTGAGAAAAGATTTGGTACAACTGCCTCAAACATCCTGATGGGAATGTTACGAATTGGATTACCATTCCTTGTCCCTGTGGTGGTTGTCCTTATAGTACTTCTTATAGGAAAGTTCACATTAGCTTGTATATTTAGAGCTCTAAACAGACAGACCACAGTGACAAATTATGTATCGGTTACTGCGACTGGAATGTATGAAGACATCTTCCCATTTAGGGAAACACCAGATATTGAGATAGAGGAAACATGTTAG
- the LOC121689814 gene encoding uncharacterized protein LOC121689814 isoform X2 — protein MLVIVVLILHLRVITSSLKDEVCGNNKVCELAFRAKTTLTGNNDTCWVCQDKSFQVRVFPYRTLQDSVCAAARLCTSPKCLSEVGLENIEKFLHGSSLNVMLTLMDSVWLNETGEWSKRKLGWINSEANAKYKDYWPVSITKGQAIPQAAKPYTVCNNSGFPLRVSGWNLETMQVPATKGFVCLSVRSSGKDKMIRKQLGHSKCQYYLKANYDQLNSADSQSEHGIWLGGNYFPLIRYSSVPSPNFNFALPMGMYWVCGKMAYSYWPPNAVGTCYIAAIAPTMWILHGKYSNQNQSTRFTHREKREMTYTSGGMSNWKGYVIADPWTGQGATVGWTFSL, from the exons ATGTTGGTGATTGTTGTGCTTATTCTTCATCTAAGGGTTATAACTTCCTCCCTTAAGGATGAAGTGTGTGGTAACAATAAAGTATGTGAGTTAGCCTTTCGTGCCAAAACAACATTAACAGGAAATAATGACACATGTTGGGTATGCCAAGACAAATCTTTTCAGGTGCGAGTATTTCCATATCGCACTTTACAGGACTCTGTATGTGCAGCCGCCAGACTATGTACTAGCCCTAAATGTCTTTCAGAAGTAGGGTTAGAAAACATAGAGAAATTCTTGCATGGCTCAtccttgaatgttatgttgaCCTTAATGGATTCAGTGTGGTTAAATGAAACAGGAGAGTGGTCAAAAAGAAAATTAGGGTGGATTAACTCTGAGGCAAATGCAAAGTATAAAGACTATTGGCCTGTGTCAATCACAAAAGGACAagcaatacctcaagcagcaaaACCTTATACCGTTTGTAATAATAGTGGATTTCCTTTGAGAGTATCTGGATGGAACTTAGAAACTATGCAGGTGCCTGCTACTAaaggttttgtgtgtttgtctgttaggTCCTCTGGCAAAGATAAAATGATAAGGAAACAATTAGGACATAGTAAATGCCAATATTATCTCAAAGCAAATTATGATCAACTTAATTCGGCTGATAGCCAAAGTGAACATGGGATTTGGCTGGGAGGGAACTATTTTCCACTCATAAGGTATAGCAGTGTTCCAAGTCCAAACTTCAATTTTGCGCTTCCCATGGGCATGTATTGGGTGTGTGGTAAAATGGCATATTCATACTGGCCTCCTAATGCTGTAGGAACCTGTTACATAGCTGCTATTGCTCCTACAATGTGGATTTTACATGGAAAATATTCTAATCAAAACCAATCTACTAGATTTACCcatagagagaaaagagagatgacTTATACATCAGGAGGTATGAGTAACTGGAAAGGATATGTTATAGCAGACCCATGGACAGGACAAGGAGCTACTGTGGGTTGGACTTTTTCTCTCTG A